AGACCAAACTGATCATGTTGGCGCAGAAGGCGAAAAATACCCAAAACAGTGTGAGTTGATCAAGGTGATGTGCAGGCAGTTAGCCGGGGACCACTACATTGCAGAAGAGGGCACGTATAGCTGATGCGCTGGAAAGCGATCCTCAATCGGTTATCAAGGACCACGGCGAAACAGAAAGGGGACACGTATAAGCTGACTCGACGGATAAGACGCGCAATTCCAGCAAGGACTAAGATTCTctgccaaagttgttatcaCAGCTGGAAGTTGTTATGAAGAGTCTATAAATAAAGGACGCATCGCCATAGTTTAGGAGTGATTCCTTTTATCTTTTTAGTTCCGCTCTTTTTACATTTTAGGAGTTACGTTCCAGTTTCGTTTCGAGAGTTAGCAATGGTTAGCTAGAGAGTAAGAAGGAGTGCGACAGAAGGGAGCACGATAGAGAAACCCAGATCTGTTTGGcgcagtttcagtttccgaccGAGAACCTTTTGGATTTATCGCTTTCTTACATTTCAAATCTAGTCACTTAGTTAAATTTCGTGTTTGTTACGCAGTTGAAAAATCGTTCTTGTTTTGTATTCTGCACTTTCCAAGTTCTGTTCTGAATACTGTTTAAAATCAAAGTTATTTGTTTGTGGAAATCTCGTCGACCGTTCTGGCTCAGTTTCAGTTTTAAATTCCCAGGTCCAATGTTTGAACTTGCATAATGTTGAATGGCAAAGTAATTCGTAGATTCGTAGCATGCTTAAGTAGTTAAGTCATTTATTTCAGTTTGTCGCTTACCTGATCAGTTCACTGTTTCCAGCATTGAtatgccacttgatcaagtagatagtttacATTCTGGCTAGCTTAATCCAGTGGTTTaaaaaactcccaacttaaaacgtggccgcagccaaaaccatgttcactaaacacacactcaacacaccaGCTTTTCTGTGGGATCGACACCGTACTTGTCGCTTACTGTTTTAAGTAGGTTGCATgttagggagttataaatagTTTCGAAAGCAGAGAGGGgcgccttgatcaagttgcaACGACAATTACAGACTGATCCACCCGATCGgttatattttatattacttGATCAACTACATGCAAAAATCTCTGCCATTTCCACATAGGTAGCAAACTAAATTGATCAACGGAAATAAATTGGGGAAACACATAACATCACTCAAGATTAaaccttatgcaatgtaggagttttttcctttttttactaTAGTATCATGTCGcaatgagaaaaaataattttaatcgCAGATGATGCATATTTTAATACTCTCCGTCCCACTTAAAATGctatgttttcctttttttaatttatcctaattaagatgacacattttcttttttagaaactttctctttccaattaatacactcaaccactttttctcactcctattaaaatattcagttttctttctctctctataaaTCTCATGTCAGccaaaaaatgtgtcatcttagccgggatagagggagtactacttaatAACTAAGAGAAAGAATgacaaataattaattaaaatatttttaatagaaAATGAGATTCATCTCGATAAATTTACTCGATAGTTCATAGGTTCAGTGAGAGAGTGCACGTGAGTGCTATTACATACTACTGCAAGTTGATAGAGAGCAAACATTATTATCACAAGAACAAGACATATACTACTAAGAAATATGGAAAGAAGCACTTTCGATCTCCTACTTCATTCCTGCTCCACCtactcacaacaaaataaaataatattataattttaataagtgatggtgaattattttattttgatgtgagTGTGGTGTAGGAGTGGAGTAGGAGATCCGCTCCGGGAAAGAAGTGATGTTACATGGTCAAAAGACCAAAGTGCCAAGCAAGAAGACAGCCAATGGTACTGTGAAATTGTCATCAAGTTGAGTGCTTTTAGGGTGAGATTCAACTAATGCAGAAGCAATAGACACTACCAAAAACTTAATCACCAATTCGAAGCTTGCTTCGATGTAGCCCAACCCCGAAAAGTAGAGCATGTATCTGCACGAATCTAAGTTAGATACCATACTCTCGTACCCATCGTACCATTTCAGGGTGTATCCGTCTTACCCGACAGAGGCCAAGAAACCGGCACATGCCATCGCGACAGTACCAGCCACGGACTTGTCTCTGTTGTAGGGAAGTTTTTTGCGCCCGAATCGCCTTCCAAAAATGTCAGCCATGCCTACAAATAGAATGTTAAGGGCTAAAAAATTTAACCAAGCATAAGAATTTGCAAAACTACTTTACCATCACCAGCACACACGTTGCAGAATACTGCAATCGCGATAGGAGACGTTCGCCAGTAGAATGCGGTGACAAGTGTCAGTGCGGAAATATAACACAACGGCCCCTTCAGTAGCTCCCTGCAGATCAAAGAGATTCATGAAACATAAGAAGAGTTCAGACAACAAATCAAATGTACATTTATTATGTTTAAAGATATAAGTATATAGTACGTGCCTATGGTCATTGGTCCTAGTCATGGACTTGACAGTTGCATCGTCCTTCCGTATCCCGGATCCCAAAAGAAGCATGTTGACGACATTCATACCGGGAATGAGAGATGCTACAACTGCTCCAGCACGACCAGAACTACAACATGTTTGTAGATATTGAACATTGCTAATACTACACAAATGGAGAAAAGCAAAGAtcttatatagtagtatatcattattattacCTGAACAGAGGCCAGCAAAGCATGAAGACTAATCCAAAGCTAATGTGCACCAGCTTCCTATTCAGCTTctaaacacaaaacaaaaaagagGCCCAAGTTACGTAACGGCCAAAAGAGATACCAGTCAACAGACTAATTTTGGTGTACGgaccaaatttaaaaaaaatacaagacTATGTTATTTCCAACACGAACCTGATCAAATACGCCTCTGGTAGCAGTTATTTCCAATAATTTGAGCACGGAACCCGTAATCCCAGCCGACAAGCCGCCGGCGATGATATTACTGATAACGACGTTGTCGGAAAACATTGCCGCGGCTGACGGCGAGTCTGAAGAAATTGCAAATAGTGGTAATTCGTTTTCAAAGAAGAGCGAGATTTATGAATAATATAGGTAGGGGCATACTACTATTTAAACTAAATTTGTATTTATGGCTAATAAAAAAGGGCTTGCAGCTACCTCTAAGACTGGTTTTCACAATAAATATATCTGCTTCTAATTagatctaagagcatccacaacggcgagcaggacggcgtccgtgcgtCCGTGTCAGCGGCACGCagacgctgtccgccgctgcgctcgcgccgctggcacgacgctgctcgatgcatcgagcacgtccgtgctagcgagcaggcgacgtggcagcgtgtgattggccaacggcatagccgttggaaatttaaatttttttaaaaaaaaaccgattttaataaaaattccgattaaaaaaaaaatattttcccacttctcaaaaaattatatccgttttctacccacttttaatttattttttaattttttccccaaaaatacacattttcatctataaatactctcacttCCACatcaaaaattcacaccacactacacaattatcatctaaattctctcatttcctttctcaattctcatccaatctttaattcactcttactcttacaacaaaacaatgtccgaccacggcgatcacccccgagctcccacggttggaaccccgattggttcgattcacaaccgtttcctagtccggaaacggaatattcggcccctcctcaaacccaaggttcggaagttctgggtggctaccggccttacctgatcgacgaccaagatgcccccgaagggcaatacgggtggacacccgagcctaaaGCGAGGTCGAacggcccctcccaaactcggactcctcctactcgcggtgtccgcacaccgtacactccggcggagatgaagcaattgttcaaagcgttcttgtcaatctccgaagatccggagattggcacgaaccaatccggcgatcattattggtggcaCATCTGTCGctggtacaatgaaaaccggccggctgAAATAATCGAGcacaacgagagtatggtgcgcaacgccatatacagagccaacgaagaaatacAAAAGtttcaggggtattacctccaggaagagcggtcggcggggagcggccggagcgaggtcgatatcatcagttccgccttgtcgacctaccaatccatgaactacaagccgttcaagtacctcaacattagGCAGGAGACgtggtcgcatccgaagtataggggaggcgtaacatcctcctctagcggctcctccaaacggtcaaggtcggtatccctatccgacgtctgctccgaagacgtggctagccaagttgccggagctaacttgggtagccccgacgccggcccgagctgtcacgcccgcatttcctaaggataggaagtacggtggaccgcgactaggggaggagtaaagaagcggggaagaaaggggaaaaacaagaatatttgacccaaagacatttaataaaaggaaattcattttaaaacaaggtactgtagcgacatttcaaaagtttaagtaaccagagtttaaaagaaaacattgtttcggattacaagcagcggaaaaagATCAAAAGccagataatgccgggtatgacgacacgacattaTCCAAAACAAAGTGAAACGCATTTTgactttaactgctcaacatccgtcctccccatcgccgctcaacctgcacattaagaaaacaacatgcagggctgagtacttattgcactcagtggacacacgccaaaatcatagtttgtcatgccataacagtgtaacattggggttttgagtgtaatgaaaataacccaagtacaccaaaatatatttcataaattcgactgcgcagtcatttttcgatattgccacccttattccctcaatcatacactatctgatccaaacggtgacaaggggcgtggccacaccccaggtcatctagaccggccaacttgctctcagatggcacccagtctcgtgtacactagcctgagggttcgcagcccaacagacccgaattcgattaaacatatgtggtaaaccacttcagataggtttcaaatcaaaacatttggcaagacaaacagttcacctccataaacaattccggaacagagtccgtattaaaaacaacccacgtaaaagtagggtagaaaagcccacctcgattgcttagcttttaaaataattcccttcttcaaccacactttcctcgtaaacgatcacccttttgaaagataaattgtatcatgattagagtcagaagagacgagactttaaacgacaatgcatgattcctacgtggacgacttcaacatctagcacgttacacgtacatacacttaacaacatgttacaaaacaaacacacaaagtcacacgttcgaaacacaccccgcacgcaaacgacgtacccaaaacgcgcacacgacacacgaacacaacactccaagtcctggcatacccttactgtgcaaacggctcgcttggctcggaaaaggttcggaaaaactcggaaaaaggatcggcgtctcgacatggctcggtgtctcggccgctggctcggcacctcggccacctgttcggcacctcggccgctggctcggcacctcggccgcctgctcggcacctcggccgcctgctcggcacctcggccgctggctcggcacctcggccgcctgctcggcccctcggccgctggctcggcatctcggccgcctgctcggcacctcggcttcCTGGCTCGTCCCGTGCacactcactttcctccaacttccgattctcaaaccctatacaacattcacaccacacattctccgtcccaaaacacacccagacacctgggatcatcccttcaaaacccccccacaacactgccctaggacggcccctaaaactctcggccaacccacgcaaaaccctcgaaccaaacactgattttcccgagccatctcttggtcaaacacacccacattcatcacaaaaacatagcactcagaatcacgccaattgcacatgaaaacatctcccaaaaacatacaactcgcgaaactgcgcagtttacttgcaaaaatcataataaattcatacgacatccaaagaggctgaaaattacacaccacacagaagccaCATTAACCTTTTTACAGTTCAAaattcgtacccaacggagatcgtttgcttagataaaaaggggtcggaacccactgccagttactaccaaaaacatgctcaaccatatcacatagccacaaaccctattcagaccatccaaaacgtcctatatgcatgagttttcgaattaaacaagggttagggtttggttacctttcttggatagttcaaacgtaaaATCGAAGCTTTCCCTACACCGATTTACAACGTACgagcgtaacaccttgaagaagccaagatgatgatgagaaggggatgaatggggaaaggtaaaccgagagagagaggggcgaGAGCTTACCGTGAGAGCACACTTCGAGAGAGATGAgagctagagagcgagagagagagagagagagagagagagagcgagaaGAGAGAACGAATGGAAAAGAGGGGGAGGGAAATCGGTTATGAGGGAGTGAGGGCGGTTGAGAGAATCATGGGGTGATGGGGGAGGttttttttcgaaaaagaagagagaattggggagggagggatttaatttgttaattaggagtttttattcatagcttaattacttaattccattttaatttgcctaggtagaaaataccacatccacaacaatcaaataaacacaaacaatattttccacaccatattttaaacacaaaaaaataaaaatttcatccttaattacaagaataaaattccacaaattttcgggtattacacgagcggttcccaacgccgaccgcaaggaaggaagaaggcggcggccaaccgccgtcgcgccgcgactccatccgcccccgatcCCGAACCTGCTCCCGCTCCCGTTCCCGTTCCCTATATGCCACCTCAACctccccaccaactcgttgtggggggttttggcccaactcaatttggccgataggtcaatatgaccccgagcaacttcgatctcatgtggcgatgatacggggtctccaaagaacgttAGGGGTATTGCCGGATGATGATTAGTCTTCACCAGGGGCATTTTTACgcttaaattgtgtaatttttattttttagtagtttaattatgtaattttcattttttaggattttaattatgtaatttttattttttaggaatttaattatataatttttaattttattgtaatttgtaatattatttctggtatttttaatgaattttaattttgtggaaatgtttttatttaaattgaataatagaatggtgggatccttgtgctcgtccttgcggaagagcacggatgtgggtgttgtgctcttgcctaagagccggcagaaaaagtggggctggacccacatccatgctcacTGGTAAGAGCACGGAcatggatgctctaatgatataaatattttgCGGCTACTGATGAAAAATTACGATGGGAGATTGGTGATTCATGTGTAATTagatattttctatatttaaacaTAAGCAGGTGAAATGTTATAGGAGACGCGACATTTGAGACGTTAACTATCACTATAAGGTCAATTCTTCTTAATTTTTTCACTTTTATATTTGTGCTGGTcccatatttattttaaaaaatcactTTATTCATCAATTAAGTATGCAAAAATTAGCCAAATTTGACAGATTTAATATTACATGTCTAATTTGACAGAGTTAAAAATCCAGTCAGAATCAATTGAGATATATTTTAGCAAAAAACGTGAATTAATATCACATCTCGAATCTTACAGACTTACAGAATCACCTAAACAGTTTATACATAACAATTTATATActaaaatttaaacaaacataaaagagttataagaaaaatatttaaaaagtgaATTTAGTATATTTGGGTCCGCCCATGAATTCAAAATCGTGTGCtgtaaaaatgacaaaattactAGACTAACAAATCATGTAGAATGTAGATAGGTGAACTTAATAATGAATAAATTCAAGTACGAAGCTAGGAATTTTTAGTAAAAAGAACAAATATATAACATAgagataatttaatttttttaaaaaggtgtaattagtgataaaaaaaatttatagcaATATATATGTACTGAAATATGAGCATGGACATTTGCCCCTTTTAGCATTAAGCTAGATCCATCCAAGATTATCAACTCAATAAAGTTTAATTCAAACTCAATCTATTAATGAACCCTCAATTTGTAAACAAATTCGGCATGCCACCTTCAAACACGAATATGATTCACACTTGTTACGAATCCATTAACAACACGAAATATATTGGATCAACGTGATAACAATACGATAACATCCCGAACCTGATTTACATTATTAATTCATGATATTGTATGATTTTTAAAcatgatttaaaatttaaatttaacgGTATAAGATCTGTAATTATCCAATATCGAGTTCAATAAATTTGGCATACCAGCACGTGTTAATTACTTAATTTCGTGATATTGTATGTTGGAGATGGTCGCATTTAATGTAATGGTGTCTTCACTATTACAATTTTGAGAGAAAATATTCCATGGTCTTAACACACCAAGTTGGCAATATGATTTGGTGTGACCAACTAATAGTTTTTTGACAAGTGTAATTAATAACCATGTATAATATGGAAACTAAATACACCTAATATATTGAacatttctttaatttattggtctttatttcttttattgaaatttttggtgcacataaattttattttctcattttttaaatttttatagtatactattgaaatattgaatataagaattaatttataaatatgctAACAAGtgtaattatatataatattgaaACTAAATGCATCTAAATTACTTTTTGCATTTTTAtgcttttatttctttaattaaatattttgatgcatattaaatttatttttcagtaaaaataaaataaaatttatctcctacctttaatatttttcattaaCTTTGTATATGTTATTAAAAATTAAGATTACCTAATCAATATACTAAAAAAGTTCAAATTATCACATTTTATCACTACTTCTAtagattttttataaaataaaaaataaagtgtcattttagtatattaatttattatgactACAATTTAGTTTTCttggaatattaattaattaatattcatcAAAAAATATGTTTTCTTCCATCTTTAACATTTTACTGTACAAGTattaacacccgtgctatgcacgggccatACGTTTTTCAAAATAATGAAGACAAATTGTAAACTggaacaaaatataaaataaaatcattatgCAGTGAGTTATGACTTATGAGAATAAAGTATatagtaaaatacaaataaagttAAAAGCTCgtcaacacaaaataaatagttCACACAGTTTTGGTCTCCAAAACTTATAATTTCAAAACATTATTAGCATGTAGATTACAATAGTAGTAGTGAATACAAAGTATATGTCATGAGTCGTATTATCAAAGTAAATATATTGACGAAATGGTCacatttaatactccctctgtcccataaaaatatgagcaatgcacatatttttgtgatacTCTATGTTAATTTTGTGATACTCTATGTTAATTGTTGGATAGTTGGAGATGGTCacatttaatactccctctgtcccataaaaatatgagcaatggatatgacacgagaattaagaaaaaaaatagtaaagtaagagagatgaggaaaatggtatggtaaagtaagagagaggaggagattgatagttaaagtagtgttagtggatagtgggacctacattattaaattggtataactttccaaaaactagaatgcacatatttttgtgggatggacaaaaatgaaaagtgcacatatttttatgggacggatggagtataaatttt
This sequence is a window from Salvia splendens isolate huo1 chromosome 14, SspV2, whole genome shotgun sequence. Protein-coding genes within it:
- the LOC121764706 gene encoding farnesol kinase, chloroplastic-like; translated protein: MFSDNVVISNIIAGGLSAGITGSVLKLLEITATRGVFDQKLNRKLVHISFGLVFMLCWPLFSSGRAGAVVASLIPGMNVVNMLLLGSGIRKDDATVKSMTRTNDHRELLKGPLCYISALTLVTAFYWRTSPIAIAVFCNVCAGDGMADIFGRRFGRKKLPYNRDKSVAGTVAMACAGFLASVGYMLYFSGLGYIEASFELVIKFLVVSIASALVESHPKSTQLDDNFTVPLAVFLLGTLVF